A region from the Benincasa hispida cultivar B227 chromosome 8, ASM972705v1, whole genome shotgun sequence genome encodes:
- the LOC120082732 gene encoding pentatricopeptide repeat-containing protein At3g24000, mitochondrial isoform X1 — MVMFPHCYFKSCIGKYGPLQLFHPKLKPLRFFPIAAKYGTGLTPCAFMESGTAESQDWNPTVAPFNGILQDEDLLRKTHISSSFTSTNSTGLYVLDLINRGSLEPERTLYCKMLNKCTYLRKLKQGRAIHAHIQGSTFENDLVLLNCILNMYAKCGSLEEAQNLFDKMPIRDMVSWTVLISGYSQSGRASEALAWFPKMLHLGFQPNEFTLSSLLKASGAGPSDDNGRQLHAFSLKYGYDMNVHVGSSLLDMYARWGHMREATVIFNSLAAKNVVSWNALIAGYARKGEGEHVMRLFWQMLRQDFEPTHFTYSSVFIACASSGSLEQGKWVHAHVIKSGGQPIAYIGNTLIDMYAKSGSIKDAKKVFQRLVKQDIVSWNSIISGYAHHGLGVEALQLFEEMLRAKVQPNEITFLSVLTACSHSGLLDDGRYYFELMKKYEIEPQVAHHVTVVDLLGRAGRLHEANKFIEEMPIEPTAAVWGALLGACRMHKNMDLGVYAAERVFELDPHDSGPHVLLSNIYASAGRLNDAANVRKMMKESGVKKEPACSWVEIENEVHMFVANDDSHPMREEIRRMWEKISGKIKEIGYVPDTSHVLFFMDQQDREVKLQYHSEKLALAFSVLKTPPGLTIRIKKNIRICGDCHSAFKFASKVLGREIIVRDTNRFHHFLHGLCSCRDYW, encoded by the coding sequence ATGGTTATGTTCCCACattgttattttaaaagttgtatTGGAAAATACGGGCCATTACAACTTTTTCATCCTAAACTCAAACCATTAAGATTTTTCCCCATTGCTGCAAAGTATGGCACAGGTTTGACTCCTTGTGCCTTCATGGAGTCGGGTACGGCAGAAAGCCAAGATTGGAACCCCACTGTCGCCCCTTTCAATGGCATTCTCCAAGATGAAGACCTTCTTCGCAAGAcccacatttcttcttcttttacttCCACTAATTCTACTGGGCTCTATGTTCTGGACCTCATCAACCGTGGCTCTTTAGAACCCGAACGAACACTTTACTGTAAAATGCTAAACAAATGCACCTACTTGCGCAAACTCAAGCAGGGCAGAGCCATTCACGCCCACATCCAGGGTTCCACGTTTGAGAATGATCTGGTACTTCTGAATTGTATCTTAAACATGTATGCGAAATGTGGCAGTCTTGAGGAAGCACAGAACCTGTTTGATAAAATGCCTATAAGAGACATGGTTAGTTGGACTGTTCTGATCAGTGGCTATTCTCAAAGTGGGCGAGCGTCTGAAGCTCTTGCTTGGTTCCCCAAGATGCTTCACCTGGGCTTCCAACCCAATGAGTTCACCTTGTCTAGCCTGTTGAAGGCTTCTGGAGCTGGCCCTAGTGATGACAATGGCAGGCAACTTCATGCATTCTCCCTCAAATATGGCTATGATATGAATGTTCACGTGGGAAGTTCATTACTCGATATGTATGCTAGGTGGGGGCATATGCGAGAAGCCACAGTGATTTTTAACAGCCTGGCTGCGAAAAATGTGGTGTCTTGGAATGCTCTGATTGCTGGTTATGCTCGGAAGGGTGAAGGAGAGCATGTGATGAGGTTGTTTTGGCAGATGCTAAGACAGGATTTTGAACCTACACATTTTACATACTCTAGTGTTTTTATTGCTTGTGCGAGTTCTGGATCTTTGGAGCAAGGCAAATGGGTTCATGCCCATGTAATAAAATCTGGTGGACAGCCCATTGCTTACATTGGAAACACTCTCATTGACATGTATGCTAAATCAGGCAGCATCAAGGATGCAAAGAAGGTCTTCCAGAGGTTGGTTAAACAGGATATAGTTTCGTGGAACTCGATTATATCTGGATATGCGCATCACGGATTGGGAGTTGAAGCTTTACAGCTATTTGAGGAGATGCTGAGGGCCAAAGTTCAACCTAATGAAATTACTTTTCTTTCTGTTCTCACCGCTTGTAGCCATTCTGGGCTTCTGGATGATGGGCGATATTATTTTGAACTGATGAAAAAATACGAGATAGAGCCACAGGTTGCACATCATGTGACAGTTGTTGACCTTTTAGGTCGAGCGGGACGACTTCATGAAGCCAACAAGTTCATAGAGGAAATGCCTATTGAACCTACTGCAGCTGTCTGGGGAGCCTTGCTTGGTGCTTGCAGGATGCATAAGAATATGGATTTGGGTGTTTATGCTGCTGAACGGGTTTTCGAGCTTGACCCTCATGACTCTGGTCCTCATGTACTGTTGTCTAATATTTATGCTTCTGCTGGTAGATTGAATGATGCAGCAAATGTAAGGAAGATGATGAAAGAGAGTGGGGTAAAGAAAGAACCCGCCTGTAGTTGGGTTGAAATTGAGAATGAAGTCCATATGTTTGTGGCAAATGATGATTCCCATCCAATGAGAGAAGAAATCCGTAGGATGTGGGAGAAAATAAGTGGGAAAATTAAAGAGATCGGTTATGTGCCAGACACAAGCCATGTGCTTTTCTTCATGGACCAGCAGGATAGAGAAGTAAAGCTACAATACCATAGTGAGAAGTTAGCATTAGCATTTTCAGTCTTGAAAACTCCTCCTGGATTAACCATTAGGATTAAGAAGAACATTAGAATATGTGGTGACTGCCATTCTGCATTCAAGTTTGCTTCAAAAGTCTTGGGAAGGGAAATCATTGTAAGAGACACCAATAGatttcaccattttcttcatggCTTGTGTTCTTGCAGGGATTATTGGTAG
- the LOC120082732 gene encoding pentatricopeptide repeat-containing protein At3g24000, mitochondrial isoform X2 → MESGTAESQDWNPTVAPFNGILQDEDLLRKTHISSSFTSTNSTGLYVLDLINRGSLEPERTLYCKMLNKCTYLRKLKQGRAIHAHIQGSTFENDLVLLNCILNMYAKCGSLEEAQNLFDKMPIRDMVSWTVLISGYSQSGRASEALAWFPKMLHLGFQPNEFTLSSLLKASGAGPSDDNGRQLHAFSLKYGYDMNVHVGSSLLDMYARWGHMREATVIFNSLAAKNVVSWNALIAGYARKGEGEHVMRLFWQMLRQDFEPTHFTYSSVFIACASSGSLEQGKWVHAHVIKSGGQPIAYIGNTLIDMYAKSGSIKDAKKVFQRLVKQDIVSWNSIISGYAHHGLGVEALQLFEEMLRAKVQPNEITFLSVLTACSHSGLLDDGRYYFELMKKYEIEPQVAHHVTVVDLLGRAGRLHEANKFIEEMPIEPTAAVWGALLGACRMHKNMDLGVYAAERVFELDPHDSGPHVLLSNIYASAGRLNDAANVRKMMKESGVKKEPACSWVEIENEVHMFVANDDSHPMREEIRRMWEKISGKIKEIGYVPDTSHVLFFMDQQDREVKLQYHSEKLALAFSVLKTPPGLTIRIKKNIRICGDCHSAFKFASKVLGREIIVRDTNRFHHFLHGLCSCRDYW, encoded by the coding sequence ATGGAGTCGGGTACGGCAGAAAGCCAAGATTGGAACCCCACTGTCGCCCCTTTCAATGGCATTCTCCAAGATGAAGACCTTCTTCGCAAGAcccacatttcttcttcttttacttCCACTAATTCTACTGGGCTCTATGTTCTGGACCTCATCAACCGTGGCTCTTTAGAACCCGAACGAACACTTTACTGTAAAATGCTAAACAAATGCACCTACTTGCGCAAACTCAAGCAGGGCAGAGCCATTCACGCCCACATCCAGGGTTCCACGTTTGAGAATGATCTGGTACTTCTGAATTGTATCTTAAACATGTATGCGAAATGTGGCAGTCTTGAGGAAGCACAGAACCTGTTTGATAAAATGCCTATAAGAGACATGGTTAGTTGGACTGTTCTGATCAGTGGCTATTCTCAAAGTGGGCGAGCGTCTGAAGCTCTTGCTTGGTTCCCCAAGATGCTTCACCTGGGCTTCCAACCCAATGAGTTCACCTTGTCTAGCCTGTTGAAGGCTTCTGGAGCTGGCCCTAGTGATGACAATGGCAGGCAACTTCATGCATTCTCCCTCAAATATGGCTATGATATGAATGTTCACGTGGGAAGTTCATTACTCGATATGTATGCTAGGTGGGGGCATATGCGAGAAGCCACAGTGATTTTTAACAGCCTGGCTGCGAAAAATGTGGTGTCTTGGAATGCTCTGATTGCTGGTTATGCTCGGAAGGGTGAAGGAGAGCATGTGATGAGGTTGTTTTGGCAGATGCTAAGACAGGATTTTGAACCTACACATTTTACATACTCTAGTGTTTTTATTGCTTGTGCGAGTTCTGGATCTTTGGAGCAAGGCAAATGGGTTCATGCCCATGTAATAAAATCTGGTGGACAGCCCATTGCTTACATTGGAAACACTCTCATTGACATGTATGCTAAATCAGGCAGCATCAAGGATGCAAAGAAGGTCTTCCAGAGGTTGGTTAAACAGGATATAGTTTCGTGGAACTCGATTATATCTGGATATGCGCATCACGGATTGGGAGTTGAAGCTTTACAGCTATTTGAGGAGATGCTGAGGGCCAAAGTTCAACCTAATGAAATTACTTTTCTTTCTGTTCTCACCGCTTGTAGCCATTCTGGGCTTCTGGATGATGGGCGATATTATTTTGAACTGATGAAAAAATACGAGATAGAGCCACAGGTTGCACATCATGTGACAGTTGTTGACCTTTTAGGTCGAGCGGGACGACTTCATGAAGCCAACAAGTTCATAGAGGAAATGCCTATTGAACCTACTGCAGCTGTCTGGGGAGCCTTGCTTGGTGCTTGCAGGATGCATAAGAATATGGATTTGGGTGTTTATGCTGCTGAACGGGTTTTCGAGCTTGACCCTCATGACTCTGGTCCTCATGTACTGTTGTCTAATATTTATGCTTCTGCTGGTAGATTGAATGATGCAGCAAATGTAAGGAAGATGATGAAAGAGAGTGGGGTAAAGAAAGAACCCGCCTGTAGTTGGGTTGAAATTGAGAATGAAGTCCATATGTTTGTGGCAAATGATGATTCCCATCCAATGAGAGAAGAAATCCGTAGGATGTGGGAGAAAATAAGTGGGAAAATTAAAGAGATCGGTTATGTGCCAGACACAAGCCATGTGCTTTTCTTCATGGACCAGCAGGATAGAGAAGTAAAGCTACAATACCATAGTGAGAAGTTAGCATTAGCATTTTCAGTCTTGAAAACTCCTCCTGGATTAACCATTAGGATTAAGAAGAACATTAGAATATGTGGTGACTGCCATTCTGCATTCAAGTTTGCTTCAAAAGTCTTGGGAAGGGAAATCATTGTAAGAGACACCAATAGatttcaccattttcttcatggCTTGTGTTCTTGCAGGGATTATTGGTAG
- the LOC120082733 gene encoding ras-related protein RABB1c isoform X2 — MSYAYLFKYIIIGDTGVGKSCLLLQFTDKRFQPVHDLTIGVEFGARMITIDNKPIKLQIWDTAGQESFRSITRSYYRGAAGALLVYDITRRETFNHLASWLEDARQHANANMTIMLIGNKCDLAHRRAVSTEEGEQFAKEHGLIFMEASAKTAQNVEEAFIKTAATIYKKIQDGVFDVSNESYGIKVGYGGIPGPSGGRDGTTAQSGGCCS, encoded by the exons ATGTCATACGCCTACCTTTTCAAGTACATCATCATTGGTGATACTG GAGTTGGAAAATCATGTCTTCTTCTCCAGTTTACCGATAAGAGATTCCAGCCTGTTCATGACTTGACTATTGGTGTAGAATTTGGTGCGAGGATGATCACCATCGACAACAAACCAATCAAGTTGCAAATTTGGGATACG GCTGGTCAAGAATCCTTCAGGTCTATTACGAGGTCCTACTATAGAGGGGCTGCTggtgcattgcttgtctatgacaTCACGAG GAGGGAGACTTTTAATCACTTGGCTAGCTGGCTTGAAGATGCAAGACAACATGCTAATGCAAACATGACAATAATGCTGATAGGTAACAAGTGTGATCTTGCACACCGAAGGGCGGTCAGCACTGAGGAAGGGGAGCAATTTGCAAAGGAGCATGGCTTAATTTTTATGGAGGCCTCTGCTAAAACTGCTCAAAATGTTGAGGAG GCATTCATTAAAACTGCTGCAACCATATATAAGAAGATCCAGGATGGAGTGTTTGATGTATCTAATGAG TCATATGGGATAAAAGTTGGATATGGTGGAATCCCAGGGCCATCAGGAGGCAGAGATGGTACTACAGCTCAATCTGGGGGTTGTTGCAGTTAA
- the LOC120082733 gene encoding ras-related protein RABB1c isoform X1, with protein MSYAYLFKYIIIGDTGVGKSCLLLQFTDKRFQPVHDLTIGVEFGARMITIDNKPIKLQIWDTAGQESFRSITRSYYRGAAGALLVYDITRKGKKGEQVMRETFNHLASWLEDARQHANANMTIMLIGNKCDLAHRRAVSTEEGEQFAKEHGLIFMEASAKTAQNVEEAFIKTAATIYKKIQDGVFDVSNESYGIKVGYGGIPGPSGGRDGTTAQSGGCCS; from the exons ATGTCATACGCCTACCTTTTCAAGTACATCATCATTGGTGATACTG GAGTTGGAAAATCATGTCTTCTTCTCCAGTTTACCGATAAGAGATTCCAGCCTGTTCATGACTTGACTATTGGTGTAGAATTTGGTGCGAGGATGATCACCATCGACAACAAACCAATCAAGTTGCAAATTTGGGATACG GCTGGTCAAGAATCCTTCAGGTCTATTACGAGGTCCTACTATAGAGGGGCTGCTggtgcattgcttgtctatgacaTCACGAG GAAAGGGAAGAAGGGGGAACAAGTGAT GAGGGAGACTTTTAATCACTTGGCTAGCTGGCTTGAAGATGCAAGACAACATGCTAATGCAAACATGACAATAATGCTGATAGGTAACAAGTGTGATCTTGCACACCGAAGGGCGGTCAGCACTGAGGAAGGGGAGCAATTTGCAAAGGAGCATGGCTTAATTTTTATGGAGGCCTCTGCTAAAACTGCTCAAAATGTTGAGGAG GCATTCATTAAAACTGCTGCAACCATATATAAGAAGATCCAGGATGGAGTGTTTGATGTATCTAATGAG TCATATGGGATAAAAGTTGGATATGGTGGAATCCCAGGGCCATCAGGAGGCAGAGATGGTACTACAGCTCAATCTGGGGGTTGTTGCAGTTAA